In Candidatus Nomurabacteria bacterium, a genomic segment contains:
- the trxA gene encoding thioredoxin, with the protein MAEHTFSDANFATEVEQESSMPVLVDFWAPWCGPCRIQGPIIEEIAKEFEGKVKVGKLEVDENPMSAQKYNVLSIPTVALYKNGQIVWQGVGVQSKEKLAEELQSALS; encoded by the coding sequence ATGGCCGAACACACATTTAGCGACGCAAATTTTGCAACTGAAGTAGAGCAAGAGAGCTCTATGCCAGTTTTAGTTGACTTCTGGGCACCATGGTGTGGCCCATGCCGAATCCAAGGTCCAATCATTGAGGAAATTGCCAAGGAGTTTGAAGGCAAAGTAAAGGTTGGCAAACTAGAGGTTGATGAAAACCCTATGTCTGCGCAAAAGTACAATGTACTCAGTATTCCTACTGTTGCACTCTACAAGAATGGCCAGATTGTCTGGCAGGGTGTAGGTGTCCAAAGTAAGGAAAAGCTGGCTGAAGAGCTGCAAAGCGCCCTTAGTTAG
- the tig gene encoding trigger factor, translated as MQSKIVSNEEGTVTLQVTVPALALPPYLEKASQRISQKVKVEGFRVGKAPYAVLRQRLGDGAILEEAAEEIVQETFTQAVNEHKLITVGPPEVNIEKLAPDNDVIYTAKVGLLPKVTKVEYGTLKARPEKLEVKPEEVEKTIERLREMRAKESAVDRPAAKGDRVVINYKIFMDKVPVDNGQSQNFPVKLGESTLIPGFEDNLVGMKANEEKEFTLTFPKDSSEKRFAGKTVEVQAKVNQVFQIELPELNDEFAKSLGAFAHMDDVKKKIEENLHEEKKREIEHEFEVALMEELIEKASFDPIPEILRGVELNRIIREMKTDIEGRGLKWEDYLQHIKQSEEELRKEMAPQAEKRIKSALLLRHIADVENLAISDEELQKELEEHVQQASAQGILKQELATPEYKDSLKNHLRNQKVFALLKERASDKSEGEQGK; from the coding sequence ATGCAAAGCAAAATCGTCTCCAACGAGGAAGGTACCGTAACTCTCCAGGTCACTGTTCCTGCCCTCGCCCTCCCACCTTATCTCGAAAAAGCTAGCCAACGCATTTCTCAAAAAGTAAAAGTTGAGGGTTTTCGCGTAGGCAAGGCACCGTATGCTGTTTTACGTCAGCGCCTCGGTGATGGGGCTATTTTAGAAGAAGCGGCTGAGGAAATCGTGCAAGAAACCTTCACTCAAGCGGTCAATGAACACAAGCTTATTACTGTTGGACCACCTGAAGTAAATATTGAGAAGCTCGCTCCAGATAATGATGTCATCTATACCGCCAAAGTCGGACTCTTGCCAAAGGTAACAAAGGTGGAGTACGGAACTTTGAAAGCACGGCCAGAAAAGCTCGAAGTAAAACCAGAAGAGGTTGAAAAAACGATTGAGCGTCTCCGTGAAATGCGCGCAAAGGAAAGTGCAGTAGATCGACCAGCTGCCAAGGGTGACCGCGTCGTTATCAACTACAAGATTTTTATGGATAAGGTACCGGTTGATAATGGCCAATCGCAAAACTTCCCAGTGAAGCTTGGTGAGTCAACCTTAATCCCAGGTTTTGAAGACAATTTGGTGGGCATGAAAGCAAATGAGGAAAAAGAATTTACGCTCACCTTCCCTAAAGACAGTTCAGAAAAACGCTTTGCCGGAAAAACCGTTGAAGTGCAAGCAAAGGTAAACCAGGTCTTCCAAATTGAATTACCTGAATTGAATGATGAGTTTGCAAAATCCCTTGGGGCCTTTGCTCACATGGATGATGTGAAAAAGAAGATTGAAGAAAATCTCCACGAAGAAAAAAAGCGTGAGATTGAGCACGAATTTGAAGTGGCACTTATGGAAGAGCTGATTGAAAAAGCAAGCTTTGACCCCATTCCTGAAATCCTCCGAGGCGTAGAACTCAATCGCATCATCCGCGAAATGAAAACTGATATTGAAGGACGCGGCCTCAAATGGGAAGACTACCTGCAACATATTAAGCAGAGTGAAGAAGAGCTGCGAAAAGAAATGGCCCCACAAGCTGAGAAGCGCATTAAGAGCGCCCTCCTGCTGCGCCACATCGCTGATGTTGAAAACCTCGCTATAAGTGATGAGGAGTTACAAAAAGAGCTGGAAGAACACGTCCAGCAAGCTTCGGCTCAAGGAATCTTGAAGCAAGAGCTCGCTACTCCTGAATATAAGGACTCTCTCAAAAACCACCTCCGCAACCAGAAGGTCTTCGCCCTATTGAAAGAGCGAGCAAGTGACAAATCCGAGGGCGAGCAGGGAAAATAG
- a CDS encoding phenylacetate--CoA ligase family protein: MQLTHDWQRVAHLSPEERADMQNRLFQAMVRHQLPYSPHYRKLFADRNLSFSDFRTTDDLVKIPFIAKSDVAPTEAEPGKPKTFMLQPDEELLKKYASKSTLLKLASMKLQRKDPKPLLEWEYKPIHLHFTTGRSALPTAFGYSARDMQMLKETGKRLLEVTGVDPSVVGINGFPYSPHLAFWLTYHAMTTIGMTSLQTGGGKIMGTQKIIDALERMKAGLAAFIPGYAYHLLREAVKQQRDFSNLQHIIFGGDRVNDGFRTKVKALLKELKSENVKLLVTYAMTEGKTAWIQCDEHSGYHTYPDLEFFEVVDPEGQRVKEGEAGELVYTALNWRGSMVVRYRTGDMVRGMTNEPCPHCGKTVPLIYPDIQRVTEMREFHMAKLKGELINLNEFYPLLSAHPGIEEWQVELRKKNDDPHGLDEIIVHLTPKTGMDAHTVQAETQRMLHDKMMLTVQTDIVPLTDLLQRLGMETELKEKRILDNRPKE; encoded by the coding sequence ATGCAACTCACCCATGATTGGCAACGGGTTGCACATCTCTCGCCGGAGGAGCGGGCAGACATGCAAAACCGTCTTTTTCAGGCAATGGTCCGACATCAGCTCCCTTATAGTCCGCACTATCGGAAGCTTTTTGCTGACCGTAATTTAAGCTTCAGCGACTTCCGCACTACAGATGATTTGGTGAAGATTCCCTTTATCGCGAAATCAGACGTCGCCCCTACTGAAGCAGAACCAGGCAAACCAAAAACCTTCATGCTGCAGCCGGATGAAGAACTCTTAAAGAAATATGCTTCTAAGAGCACGTTGCTCAAATTAGCCTCTATGAAGTTGCAGCGTAAAGATCCGAAGCCACTGCTTGAGTGGGAATATAAACCGATTCATCTCCATTTCACCACCGGTCGCTCAGCCTTACCAACTGCTTTTGGTTATTCTGCCCGCGACATGCAGATGTTAAAAGAAACCGGGAAGCGACTCCTGGAAGTAACTGGAGTTGATCCTAGTGTGGTGGGCATCAACGGCTTTCCTTATTCCCCGCACTTGGCTTTCTGGCTCACCTATCACGCCATGACTACCATTGGTATGACCAGCCTGCAGACCGGCGGTGGCAAGATTATGGGCACGCAAAAAATTATTGACGCTCTGGAAAGAATGAAGGCTGGATTAGCTGCCTTTATTCCTGGCTATGCTTATCATCTCTTGCGCGAAGCAGTGAAGCAGCAGCGTGACTTTTCAAACCTGCAGCATATTATCTTCGGCGGTGACCGGGTGAATGATGGATTCCGTACGAAGGTAAAGGCGCTCCTCAAAGAGCTTAAGTCAGAGAACGTGAAGCTGCTCGTTACCTATGCTATGACCGAGGGAAAAACCGCTTGGATTCAGTGTGATGAACATAGCGGCTATCACACCTACCCGGATCTCGAATTCTTCGAAGTGGTTGACCCTGAGGGGCAGCGCGTCAAAGAGGGTGAGGCTGGCGAGCTTGTCTACACGGCTTTGAACTGGCGCGGCTCCATGGTCGTTCGCTACCGAACCGGCGATATGGTTCGCGGGATGACCAATGAACCCTGCCCACACTGCGGGAAGACGGTACCGCTCATTTATCCTGACATTCAGCGTGTCACGGAAATGCGCGAATTTCATATGGCGAAGTTGAAGGGTGAACTGATTAACTTGAATGAATTCTATCCGCTTCTCTCTGCCCATCCTGGCATTGAGGAATGGCAAGTTGAACTCCGTAAAAAGAATGATGACCCACATGGCCTGGATGAAATTATCGTCCACCTCACTCCTAAGACGGGTATGGATGCTCACACTGTCCAAGCCGAAACTCAACGAATGCTACACGATAAAATGATGCTCACCGTACAAACTGATATTGTGCCGCTGACCGACCTCTTGCAGCGCCTCGGCATGGAAACCGAGCTCAAGGAAAAAAGAATACTCGATAACCGACCGAAGGAGTAA
- a CDS encoding 1-acyl-sn-glycerol-3-phosphate acyltransferase yields MMRRRFWSPFEAYCTKRLTHVEGLEHVPLQQPFIVAANHIDWLDGIMLLVALDKKIPYVPIRYVARVKSYQMLGSYTIPIDPENRNGAMHEAEKHLTQNGVIGFFPEGKRNPSPRLLPGKTGCVRMAMRTGLPVLPMGIRGKSHASFVSALWQLPSILRNTEVHIGEPLRIPTMKDEEISYAILQKHTRALMERLAQLSNKEIPDYATHP; encoded by the coding sequence ATGATGCGTCGTCGATTTTGGTCGCCATTTGAAGCTTACTGCACCAAGCGACTTACTCATGTTGAGGGACTTGAGCACGTGCCGCTGCAGCAACCTTTCATCGTAGCCGCAAATCACATCGACTGGCTGGACGGTATCATGCTTTTAGTCGCACTTGATAAAAAAATTCCTTATGTGCCCATCCGCTATGTTGCTCGAGTGAAGTCATATCAAATGCTTGGCTCCTATACTATCCCCATTGATCCTGAGAATCGAAACGGCGCCATGCATGAAGCGGAAAAACACTTAACGCAAAACGGGGTGATTGGATTTTTCCCTGAGGGAAAAAGAAATCCCTCGCCACGCTTGTTGCCTGGAAAAACCGGCTGCGTGCGCATGGCCATGCGAACAGGATTGCCTGTCCTCCCCATGGGCATCCGAGGCAAATCTCATGCCAGTTTCGTCTCTGCCCTCTGGCAGCTCCCATCTATTCTTCGAAATACTGAGGTGCATATCGGGGAGCCTCTGCGGATTCCCACAATGAAGGATGAAGAAATAAGCTATGCTATACTTCAGAAGCACACCCGAGCGCTGATGGAGCGCTTAGCTCAGCTCAGTAATAAGGAAATACCAGACTATGCAACTCACCCATGA
- a CDS encoding 1-acyl-sn-glycerol-3-phosphate acyltransferase translates to MANPVTFLLRAALKKQLVIENIELLPTHGPFIIAGNHQGFLDAPILSYVVQKHTGQTPLFPTTSWVWKRYKKMLGARGAQSLGMLPVLDDKPGAVLEACVQQLKQGGVIGIFPEGKRNAEVQLRTGKTGAARLALSSGAPIVPAGIFAGPGGATDALKEVLQKTPLRIRLGAPIHFTASMENITREELHRLTDECMRAIAALSAKEYQRQ, encoded by the coding sequence ATGGCTAATCCTGTCACTTTCTTACTCAGGGCAGCTCTGAAAAAGCAGCTCGTCATCGAAAATATCGAGTTGCTGCCCACGCATGGGCCTTTCATCATCGCAGGAAACCACCAGGGTTTCTTAGACGCGCCCATCCTATCCTATGTCGTGCAAAAACACACCGGACAAACACCGCTCTTCCCAACTACCTCCTGGGTATGGAAGCGGTATAAGAAAATGCTCGGTGCCCGCGGCGCCCAAAGCCTAGGCATGCTGCCTGTGCTCGATGATAAACCTGGCGCAGTATTGGAAGCCTGCGTGCAACAATTGAAACAGGGTGGTGTTATTGGCATTTTCCCCGAGGGTAAACGAAATGCTGAAGTGCAGTTGCGAACTGGGAAAACTGGCGCAGCACGTCTGGCCTTGAGCAGCGGTGCGCCTATCGTGCCGGCTGGTATTTTTGCCGGGCCAGGTGGAGCTACTGATGCGCTCAAGGAAGTGCTACAAAAAACACCTCTGCGTATTCGCTTGGGTGCGCCTATACACTTCACTGCCTCGATGGAAAACATTACTCGTGAAGAGTTGCATCGTCTGACTGATGAATGCATGCGGGCAATCGCCGCCTTAAGTGCCAAGGAATATCAACGTCAATGA
- a CDS encoding 1-acyl-sn-glycerol-3-phosphate acyltransferase, with protein sequence MHYPVARKTLFPLIRLGIKSVEGIEFVPKDQPFLVAANHVGLLDPLFVGAPIVEASGRLIRFLVDPHKKYWRYFGRYSQWWTHAIPTPTREDDHDAWFRHVESYLQRGDCIGIFPEGEVSHAQHLLQPKLGLLRIAQDTGVPILPIGIRRMHPLAHAFIGSESVRLRIGKPILIPRETDPRSYPAQADAIMEELSRLSGIPYPPEQHYG encoded by the coding sequence ATGCATTACCCAGTCGCTCGAAAAACTCTCTTTCCCCTCATCCGGCTTGGCATCAAGTCGGTTGAGGGTATTGAGTTTGTACCAAAAGATCAGCCCTTCCTGGTAGCCGCCAACCATGTGGGCTTACTTGATCCACTCTTTGTCGGCGCACCGATCGTGGAGGCAAGTGGACGTCTCATACGTTTCCTGGTAGATCCACATAAAAAATATTGGCGCTACTTTGGTCGCTATTCGCAATGGTGGACGCACGCAATACCCACACCCACTCGGGAGGATGATCATGATGCATGGTTCCGACATGTTGAGTCCTATCTCCAGCGCGGTGACTGCATCGGTATATTCCCTGAAGGAGAGGTTTCTCATGCACAACATCTCCTACAGCCCAAGCTTGGCCTCCTACGCATAGCTCAGGATACTGGGGTGCCCATCCTCCCCATTGGCATTCGTCGCATGCATCCGCTTGCGCACGCCTTCATTGGCTCAGAGAGCGTCCGCTTGCGTATTGGTAAGCCTATCCTTATTCCGAGGGAAACAGACCCACGTTCCTACCCAGCCCAAGCAGATGCTATTATGGAGGAGCTCAGTCGACTCTCTGGTATTCCTTATCCTCCCGAACAACACTATGGCTAA